In the Palaeococcus pacificus DY20341 genome, one interval contains:
- a CDS encoding DUF92 domain-containing protein, producing MLLINIAVLSAAAIMAYKRNALDLKGVLAAFLVGLVTLELGGIIPFLALATFLGIGTLATKYRFKEKAKMKIAEGMRGTRSWGNVFGNGLIAALLIVVEYVTKQDIVWAAAFSSIATANADTLASELGKVFGKNPRLITNLREKVKPGANGGVTLQGELFAFAGSFIIALIALPLFQNKLFALIAITLGGFLGCNADSVIGATIENRGWFNNDLTNFAATAVGALIGALIFLALGGV from the coding sequence ATGTTGCTCATAAATATAGCAGTGCTTTCAGCGGCTGCAATTATGGCATACAAAAGGAATGCACTGGATCTGAAGGGTGTTTTGGCAGCGTTTTTAGTTGGTTTAGTGACTCTTGAGCTTGGGGGAATAATACCATTCCTAGCACTGGCCACTTTTCTTGGAATTGGGACTTTAGCTACCAAATATCGCTTCAAAGAAAAGGCAAAGATGAAAATTGCGGAAGGGATGAGAGGAACAAGGAGCTGGGGCAACGTCTTTGGCAACGGTCTTATAGCGGCCTTGCTGATAGTTGTTGAATACGTGACAAAACAGGATATCGTTTGGGCGGCTGCATTTAGCTCAATAGCAACGGCAAATGCTGATACCCTAGCTAGTGAGCTTGGAAAGGTCTTTGGTAAGAATCCAAGGCTTATAACTAACTTACGAGAAAAGGTCAAACCTGGGGCTAATGGGGGAGTCACTTTACAGGGTGAGCTTTTTGCATTTGCTGGCTCTTTCATAATTGCTTTAATAGCTCTTCCTCTATTTCAAAATAAGCTTTTTGCGCTGATTGCAATAACATTGGGTGGCTTTTTAGGATGCAATGCGGACAGCGTAATAGGTGCTACGATTGAGAATAGAGGGTGGTTCAACAACGACCTAACGAACTTTGCTGCAACTGCTGTTGGGGCTTTAATCGGAGCGTTAATCTTTCTTGCATTAGGTGGGGTATAA